The nucleotide window acttttgatttttttttttaagttatacTTGTGACAAAGCCAAACCCCACCATAAATAAGTGCTTCTTTAGATTTCTCATTCAATTTATAGTGATATTCATCAATAACTCTACCTCTGTCACTAAAAGTAGACTCTGAGGCCACGATAGATATAGGAACAAAATATTAACAACCATCTTTGATAAGATCTTATATTTTAAGCTATTGTTCCTCCACCACTCCAATGTGCTAAAAAAAGTTATTATCTCCATCGGGAATGTAAACACCTTCATTAAAATAAGTTTGTAATTCTAATTTCATTGTGGGAACAACTTCCTTTTCATGCACAATGCTCATGATTCGTTCAAATCCAGTGATGACTAAAGATTGAGATTGGgtcgaagatgatgatgaattgaTGTCATTAATATGAACTTCATTAGAAGATTACTCTTACAAACTTAGAGAAACATATTCACCATATAGCTCCTCTAACAAATTCTTCACCTTCTTTATATTCTCTAGAGAAACTTTAGCTTTATATATATCAATGGAAAGCATGTATCAACAATATGAAATTTGCTCCTTGGATCCAAAACACTAGACATAGCCATCAAAAAATTACATTCACCCTAATATttgtcaaactttaatttcataGAAGCTACCATTTCTCTCATAAATGAATTTGTATATTTTGTTGTATTATCAATGACTTGCCTCACCCTCCAAACTTCCGCAAGATATATGTTAGAAGTAGGGTACTCACTACCTGATATAACAAGGGGGGCAAGATTAAACACTTCAAGAAATTGACAAACTTTCTCAACATTGTCCCAATTTACATTTGAAAATGCATACTTATAATGTGACTCTCTTTCCTTATAAGATAGGAATTCAATCTTGAATTTCAATGCAGCGAATAACATTTGATACGTAGAATTCCATAATGTTGGGCAATCAAGTATGAGCTTCCTATCTTTCAGCCCCTTTTGTTCAACAACATCATATAAAGCTTTCAATCTTGCATCATTATGGTAAATATACTTCACACTTTCACGAACTTTGCCAATGACATCCTTAATTTGGCTAAGGCCATCTTGCACTAACAAATTTAGTACATGTGCACAACATCTAACATGAAACAATGCCCCTCCAAGAGCTAACATTCTGCTTAGTGGATAGTCTTCCTTCAAACTTTTTAAACACGGATTATTGTAAGAAGCATTGTTGACTGAAACTAAAAATATCTTACTCCCAATTCCCTAAGATTTCAAGCACTTGTAAATTGCATCAGCCACATCAATCCCATGCCTTGGAGCAGGAATTCTCACAAAACTCAACACCCTTTTTGGACTTTCCAGAATCAATGAAATGGCTAGTGATAACCATATATTTAGCTACCTGGTGACTTGATCTCCACATATCATTAGTTATAATAATATTGCCAATGTTTCTTAACAAATCCTTCAaaattttcttctcttcctcGTGTATTCTCAAACAATCTACTCTTGTTGTTTTTCGACCAATTTTATGAAAATCTGATTTTACATATTGGAATGCCCACATCCATACTTCATTCTCAACCACACCAAATGGGTGTTCGTGCACCATAATAGCAGTAGGAATATTTTTTTCTCATATGTATATCTATACATTGATTAGAAGGTTGAAAAGGAATAacaattttcttcttttctttagcCATGTGGAGCTTCCTTTGCATCCAGATTTCATAATGTCTTTTTAAATGGCTAGTGCTGGCCCCTGGACCACTAGTTGCAAATTGGTATTTACAGTATCTGCAAACAACCTTCTTAACACCTCCTTCAATTTCAACTTCATCAAAGTCTTTCCAAATAAGAtaagtttttttttccttttccttttcctcttcctCTTATAGAATGAATCTTCAATCGCATGATCATGGTCATTTTCATTGACATGTCGGTTATGCTCCGGTTGACTTGAATCTATTGGAACATCGTCATTTTCTAGAGCAGGAGTTGGATAGGATGAAGGCATTTTTCAAACCTGGGAATTTGGAAAATTGTAGAAAGAGTAATGAGAAAGGAAATTGAAAAATAAGAATATGTGAACCAGTATTATTTTTCTAGGAAGCAATGGCTTTTCATTACAAATATATAGTAACTTAGTAAGTATAATGATTTGAAAATGATACAAGCTAGTATTACTTTTGGAGTAAAACTAACGAGTTTGTCtcatcttttctctctttttgaaTCCTTATTTTTCTCTATCTCTCTTAATCCTAAATTGATAATCTCCACTTAAATGAGTGAGGCAAATGAACTATTGATATTTGGGCTTTTCTCCACATAGGAAAGAAACCTAAACCCAACAAATATCTCGTAGTCACACCGACACAGACTTGAGGTCGACTAAAACAAATATATCAATCATACaactaatattttaaattatcaaaattaaataatgaaatacAAATCGATATTCCAAGCAATTTTGGGCCGTCCAAAAGCCCAAATAACTAAGACCCAATTCGCCTCAAATTCACTCCACTTGAACCAAGATATAAAAGTAAGTTCACATGGAAAACAATATACATTCTCTGACCTTCACTTTTCACTATACTCATATTGAATTTTTAAACTAATTTGAATGTTAGGGTGCTAACCATGCAAGTTCACCCCACACCTATATAGTTCAAAGACATCCAATTCATCAAATACATTCATTTCTAATTCTTGATCGGAATATATATTatcataaataaaagaaaagaaattcatAATCTAAGTATATTCTATCAAAAACTCTAAGATCAAAACATACTAATGTCTAAAAACTCAAATTTCACCACATCTTTAACATAAGAACTCCGATAAAAAAATGTTAAGAAATTAAAAGATCTACCACTTATACCAACATGAAAGGATCACTCTTGAATGTATTTATCCTGCTTTAGCCGTATCGCATCTTCCCGCATTTCTAGTATTCATTCATTCACCTTTTCGTGAAGAGACAAATGGACGGTTCAGATGCGATCGTACATGCAAGCAGATAACATCTCTGCCGTACCATACATATAACCAAACAAACATTAACAGAACACCAACGTTAAAGTTTGGTTGAAACTAAAACAGAAACAAACTTACACCTGATAAGGCATTAACCAAACCATGTCACTCTCCACCACAACTTCTCACCTCACAATCCTCCCTTCTCCACTTCCTTCCATTTCACCACTCTCTCTCAGATTCTCCTTCACTTTCCGGCAAAACATAACCCAAAAAACTCACCCTACAACCCTCttgtcttcttcttcaacaaaatctACCAGATTCTTGGTGAAGTCTCAGTCTACTTCTTCACCTGCTTCTTCCGAGGCTGTGAAAGTGATATCTGTCCCTTCTGAAATGAAGGCCTGGGTTTATGGAGAATATGGAGGTGTTGATGTTTTGAAATTTGACTCCAATGTTGCTGTTCCTGATGTTAAGGATGATCAGGTTCTTGTTAAGGTTTTTGCTGCTGCTCTTAATCCTGTTGATGGTAAAAGAAGGCAGGGAAAGTTTAAGGCTACTGATTCTCCTCTTCCGGTGATTCACTCTCTTTCACACTTGTTTATCTAAACAAATTTTGTATTCTAGGAGTAATAGCAAGGTTTTAAATATCATTCACTTTGCGCTTGCATAAAGGTTTTTGTAATTTCCACTATTTCGGTACatacatggttttaaattgcggttgcagAAATTTCGGATGTTAGTTGCTACGATGCGATGTGCATTTGTTGTAAGGTGAATTTTAATTAGGATACACTCTTAAAAAACACATGATATTAAAGATCTTTTATTATATAGGAGCTAGATTGAATTTTGGAATTTATAAATTTTGAGATTGTATGAAAATACTTGAAAGAATACGTGCAAAATTGTCCTATGCGGTTTCTAATGTCAGACACATGATGGTTTTAATTCACACTACAATTGCGGGGCAATGCGGTTGCAGAGTCTACTACATCAGTAATATTACAACTGCAATTGTGGCTGCAGACTACAATTTAAAACCATAAAAATATAGGTGTAACTGTGCTGACTGCGGTGTGAATTTGTTACAATGTTCTTTATCACAAAATGGTGAATAATGGTATTGGTATCGGCACCTTCCGATACTATTTTGTGTCGTGGCTGTTTTTGCGGTAACATACCGTATTTTAAAACACTGGTTACGATACTGGTTGCAGTCATCATGTGAATTAACCAcaatttctttttcatcttaaaaACAGTGAATAATAGTATCAATGAATAATGGTATCAGTATCAGCACTTTCCAATAGCGTTTTGTTGTGGCCGTAATCGCGATAAGTGTAAATTTAAAACCTTGGTAGTAAAGTAATGATATCAAATTTGACTGTTTTTGTCCATAGACTGTTCCTGGCTATGACGTGGCTGGGGTTGTTGTGAAAGTTGGAAGTGAAGTAAAGGAATTCAAAGTAGGTGATGAAGTGTATGGTGATGTAAATGAGAAAGCACTAGAAGGGCCTAAACAGTTTGGATCTCTTGCTGAATACACAGCAGTTGAGGAGAAATTGTTGGCACTAAAACCTAAGAATTTGGACTTTGCTCAAGCTGCTTCTCTTCCTCTTGCAATTGAGACTGCTCATGAAGGTTTGGAGAGGACTGGATTTTCTTCGGGTAAATCTATTCTTGTTCTTAATGGTTCTGGTGGAGTTGGAAGCCTTGTAATTCAGGTAttctattttctcaaattattaccGGTGTTGACGTGATAGTATCTGTGCTGTGTTTGGTGTTTGTATGTCTGAGTCAATGCTTCGTAACTAGCGAGCGAGAAGTAACATACCTTTATTAACTAACAGCTAGCTAAACAAGTTTTTGGAGCTTCAAGAGTTGCGGCCACTGCAAGTACTAGAAATTTGGAGCTGTTGAAAAGCCTTGGAGCTGATTTGGCTATTGACTACACAAAGGAGAACTTTGAAGACTTACCAGAAAAATTTGATGTAGTTTATGATGCCATAGGTAAAATTCTTCACTACTTCTTTATCACTCTTGTTCTTCCAATCTTCCATACAAAATTCTAAACAATTTAGCCAAATAGTTTGCAACTTCTATCAGTCTTTTTTATCCGTAGACGAAGTGGTAATAATCACTAGAAAGTCACACACACAACCGTGAGAGTCAAGGTTCAAACCCTAATGCTGACGTCCAACCTAGCAATATCGGCTTTTGTCAGTTGAACTAAAATTTGCAGACTCTATCAGTCTATTTGTGATAGTGAGTGTTTCGAACCTTGGTGATTTGCAGGGCAATGTGATAGGGCGGTGAAGGCTATTAAAGAAGGTGGAAGTGTAGTAGCATTAACGGGTGCTGTTACACCACCAGGATTCAGATTTGTAGTAACTTCCAATGGAGCTGTTTTGAAGAAACTAAATCCTTATTTAGAGAGTGGAAAAGTGAAGCCAATAGTCGATCCAAAAGGTCCATTCACCTTTGATAAGGTTGCTGAAGCTTTCTCTTACATTGAAACAAACAAAGCCACTGGAAAGGTTGTTATATTCCCTATTCCATGAATCAAATTAAAGTTATAGAAAATTTTGTTATGTATCTAATTATGTTCACATCATATGAGTAAATAAGAGTTCAGATATCATCAAAAAGATTGAATAGCTTtaataaaagaacaaaaagatgatttcataattcattcacatcattcaaattGCACAAATGTGTCTTATACCCAATGCATTGTTCAAAATGTTACGGGTAGATTATTCAAAAAGATTACCGATTTCTTCGCAACTGCTTCTCTCACAAAtggataagtcaataaattcccaaGGAATATACATTAACAGCTTCCTGCATTGAAGAAATCGATAAAGAAACTTTAATACAAGATTGCATCATTGATTTTTTACTCTTGTAACAAAAAATATTAAGGGATAATGATATTCTTTGTCCTTAGAATATACTTGCCTTCTCCAAGTTGGTACACTGCAATATTCTCCATCAGTAACATCAAAAAGAACAAGTGATACCTAATTATAACATCAAaactttaattgttttttatgcAACATAAGGTTGTGTTTATTTATTTACCTTTAAATGTATGACGGCATATTCAATGGCAGCTCCTGTTCCTGAATGTTTGGTCTGCAATAGTTAACAGAAAAGTAAGTCAAACATAAATTAATCAAGATGACAAATTTATGCTTAAGCCATGGTGACAAATTAACCTTGTGATATGGTGGAGGTGGAACCATGTTGGCAATGTTTCGGACATGAAAGGCTTCACCAGGTTGGAAATCTAGAATATGGGATGGGCAAACTCTTGAGTCTGCGCAAGCAAAaaccagaaattcaagttctgaagctgtccgatggaagcaaaagtcagaagctgtgaatgttctgaggatctaaagaaattcaatgttctgaagctgtcctatggaagcagaaatcagaagtcatgaatgttctaaagatcaagcactgtgaacgtctctaccgaaataatcagggaagtcttttatttatataaaattcttctagtattaatttcagggggagattgttaatctcagggggagacatattcacatgcttatgctatagctgtgtaatttgtctttagccatctgctctttctgatcgcaaattcatatcatttatatatgtttttgtcatcatcaaaaagggggagattgttagaacaagatttgttctgatcaatattcttagttttgatgataacaaggatatgaattttgtgtgagataatgtggtactctaatacattgcaatttccctttcaggagatatataaagagtatgcacaaatcagcgctcagaagctttgtctcagaaggttcagcatgcaacatcagaacatggtctggcaagaaatcagaagatggtcaaggcaaaatcagaacatgggtctatggaagcatcagaagaacttgagatcagaagcagaagcactgaagttctcatggtatcacgctcagaagcacttcaaggtcagaagacaagaagatgctatgcaccaagctgtttgactctgatgatattcaaatattatatacacaaacatcagatcagaagaaagtacaggtggcaggctacgctgactgacaaaaggaacgttggaagctattaaaggcaacgtcagtagacacagcgtgaacaaggctcgaggtagttgacaaaagcgtgaaacattaaatgcaaagatgtacggaatacgcaaagcattaaatgcgcccaactgtcatcttctcaaacgcctatataaatgaagttctgatgagaagcaagattaCCAATTCTGAaaaaacttattctgaaaaacttgctgaaacgttgttcaaatcaaagcttagaaacttcatcttcatcaaagctcactacattgctgttgtaatatattagtgagattaagcttaaacgttaagagaaatatcactgttgtgctacgttcttattaattgtctaaatgtatTGTAAtcgacgattttatcatttgtgtcaatgcatagttagaggagacgaaaagtgatgAAACCTCACTTCTAGTACATGTGttatggaaggaagctcgtgtgggcaagaatcgagctgttgatcccgatgttcaaaaagtttatgatgaatgtgtaagtataacactatgtctttaattaaatcaaatgtttattaatatataattgattttttatctccactaataattttcgaaatgtaaatgaattacagaagaccatgtcgcaatcggtatccaccggcgaggaccaggataataggagcgtacttagtagagcactagatgttcctgagtatcccggtcggatgaggggtaaaggtcatggtgtgactccaacctctttctataagcattctaggagaagaaatcctaccaatgaataagtgttgcaaaaattgcaggaattacaagcacaagtctctgaattacaaagagataaagagatatatatgagagaaaagtgcaatacttcatcggtgaaagaaactagtgataaagctagtatcaactgtcaaagaaaatttcccgaggtaattataaattcttttttcttacaattgttctatttctgtaatgataatgactctatatttaatattggtttagggcattttatcttgccaactatacttattgTCACcggattatcgcctagttggaaagggaaaagtgcacaacactttgggaaatttacttcaccatagaccgctcccggatggacacctgaaagtatcagttgatgttgtattagatcatgatgcggtgttACCGGTACCTGatatggtctcagagacaacattgctgcgagatgcaatagggtcatttgttgcatggccctcggaccTCAttttcattggtgatgaggtattttgaaaaccattatgaatcatttagttttcgaatgtcaattctgaaccgttacgttaattattttttacatgataattttagactactcctacaaaacccgcaattaagggtaaagggctTTTCAGGAGgacgagtctgttgcatcactaaaagaggtacatttaaagtgttaatatataatctgaatctaaaactgcatgattttataatttacctaagttatatgattttGAGGTATCTGCTcgagggtcacaacaagtgacgcaacaAGTTCGTTGCGTACCATCCAAggaaaagggtcctccgaaggccgtggcaaaaagaggtgcttttgtgcctcgataccggcagACGCTcgaaacacttgttgatatgtcagatttgacgacaggtgctttccgtgaaattaatatggatgaagctatctttggtattgaattcctcGAAAATGTTGCACTAGatgacatgaaagagatttttacgcatgaccaattaggcgtcggtaatattcactcatacatCCAGTAATccgatgaatatattatttaattagttgaacaatttatttacacatatcaatgaaaatagtctaatgtttattatgtttttatttaaggttgttgtatgacaaagtgttgcgcgagactgaattgtcaaacagattccatttcgtgtcttcctcccattgc belongs to Vicia villosa cultivar HV-30 ecotype Madison, WI unplaced genomic scaffold, Vvil1.0 ctg.001765F_1_1, whole genome shotgun sequence and includes:
- the LOC131636525 gene encoding 2-methylene-furan-3-one reductase-like translates to MSLSTTTSHLTILPSPLPSISPLSLRFSFTFRQNITQKTHPTTLLSSSSTKSTRFLVKSQSTSSPASSEAVKVISVPSEMKAWVYGEYGGVDVLKFDSNVAVPDVKDDQVLVKVFAAALNPVDGKRRQGKFKATDSPLPTVPGYDVAGVVVKVGSEVKEFKVGDEVYGDVNEKALEGPKQFGSLAEYTAVEEKLLALKPKNLDFAQAASLPLAIETAHEGLERTGFSSGKSILVLNGSGGVGSLVIQLAKQVFGASRVAATASTRNLELLKSLGADLAIDYTKENFEDLPEKFDVVYDAIGQCDRAVKAIKEGGSVVALTGAVTPPGFRFVVTSNGAVLKKLNPYLESGKVKPIVDPKGPFTFDKVAEAFSYIETNKATGKVVIFPIP